One genomic region from Gossypium hirsutum isolate 1008001.06 chromosome D13, Gossypium_hirsutum_v2.1, whole genome shotgun sequence encodes:
- the LOC107918337 gene encoding protein SMAX1-LIKE 3, producing the protein MRAGVCTVQQALTAEAASLVKQALGLARRRGHAQVTPLHVASAMLASSTGLLRRACLQSHSHPLQFRALELCFNVALNRLPASTSSPLLGPHHHHHHHHHPSLSNALVAAFKRAQAHQRRGSIENQQQPILALKIELEHLIVSILDDPSVSRVMREAGFSSTQVKTKVEQTVSLEISSSPKENNTKPQVLASNLSPSMPHTHSHDQDVTNVLNTIVHRRGNTVIIGESVAIAESVVRGVMDKFEKGQVSGDLRYLQFISFPLLSLRNLAKHEVEQKLVELKCLVKSYMARGVVLYLGDLKWVSEFWSTYGEQRRNYYSPVEHIIMELRRLVSGTKETGKLFLMGIATFRTYMKCKTGQASLESIWELYPLTISADSLSLSLNLESCDSQSQYRTKESIDSISWQLGEVEANKNHSSFRDRLFNFDKKEAQSTSSLPSWLQNYKEESKMNPSHDKDSVNVKDLYKKWNSFSSASTDKDPCNSEEEALNLSWPVIFESKSSPKEHQFWISENDSKPDLLSNPNSSPNSASSSEAMEEDIDGLNAIKVVNAENMNILCNALEKKVPWQKDVIPEIVSTILECRSGMNKAKNWLNQREHKEETWLLFLGSDNEAKQKIARELARIIFGSQTSFASISPSNFGPDSNEDYKRKRDESGGNNYVLQRFGEALNENPHRVFLMEDTEQVGYCSMKSIKHAIETGKVTVSDGVTVPVMDAIVIFSCESFSSLSRACSSRKRLNCNDPEEIKEPEMEQEKNPSVSLDLNIAIGDNSEEDSSRIDDETGILKYVDKQIIFSVKEQ; encoded by the exons ATGAGAGCTGGAGTTTGTACTGTGCAACAAGCGTTAACAGCTGAGGCTGCTAGCTTGGTTAAGCAAGCACTTGGGCTAGCTCGACGACGAGGCCATGCCCAAGTCACTCCTCTTCATGTAGCTAGTGCCATGCTTGCATCTTCCACTGGTCTTCTTCGTAGAGCTTGTCTTCAATCTCATTCTCATCCTCTTCAATTTAGAGCTTTAGAGCTTTGTTTCAATGTAGCACTTAATCGTCTCCCTGCATCTACTTCTAGTCCTTTATTAGGTCCtcaccatcatcatcaccatcatcatcatccttCTCTTTCTAATGCCTTGGTTGCTGCTTTTAAACGTGCTCAAGCTCATCAACGCCGAGGGTCCATTGAGAACCAACAACAACCCATTTTAGCTCTCAAAATAGAATTAGAACATCTCATAGTCTCTATCTTGGATGATCCTAGTGTTAGTAGGGTTATGAGGGAAGCTGGTTTCTCTAGCACACAAGTCAAAACCAAAGTTGAACAAACAGTTTCCCTGGAGATTTCTTCTTCTCCAAAAGAAAACAACACCAAACCCCAGGTTCTTGCTTCTAACCTGTCTCCTTCAATGCCCCACACACACTCTCATGACCAAGATGTAACCAATGTTTTGAACACAATAGTTCATAGAAGGGGAAACACTGTCATTATAGGTGAGTCAGTAGCCATTGCTGAGAGTGTTGTTAGAGGAGTAATGGATAAATTTGAGAAAGGCCAAGTCTCTGGGGATTTAAGGTACCTTCAGTTCATAAGTTTCCCACTTCTGTCACTTAGAAACCTTGCTAAACATGAAGTGGAACAGAAACTTGTAGAGCTTAAATGTCTTGTCAAAAGTTATATGGCTAGAGGGGTTGTCTTATACTTAGGTGATCTCAAATGGGTTTCAGAGTTTTGGTCAACCTATGGTGAACAAAGAAGAAACTATTACAGTCCAGTGGAACATATAATCATGGAACTCAGAAGATTAGTGAGTGGAACCAAGGAAACAGGCAAATTGTTCCTTATGGGAATTGCAACTTTTAGAACTTATATGAAGTGTAAAACAGGCCAAGCTTCTCTTGAGTCAATTTGGGAACTTTATCCTCTTACAATATCAGCTGACAGCTTAAGCCTAAGTCTTAATCTTGAAAG CTGTGATTCTCAATCTCAATATAGAACCAAAGAATCTATAGATTCCATTAGTTGGCAACTTGGTGAAGTAGAAGCAAATAAGAATCATAGTTCCTTTAGGGATAGATTGTTCAACTTTGACAAGAAGGAAGCTCAAAGTACTTCAAGTTTGCCTTCATGGCTGCAAAACTACAAAGAAGAAAGCAAAATGAACCCTTCCCATGATAAG GATTCAGTGAATGTGAAGGATCTTTACAAGAAATGGAACTCGTTTAGCAGTGCTTCAACTGATAAAGATCCCTGCAACAGTGAAGAAGAAGCTCTTAATCTAAGTTGGCCAGTCATTTTTGAATCTAAAAGTTCACCTAAAGAGCACCAGTTTTGGATATCCGAAAATGATTCAAAGCCAGACCTCCTCTCGAATCCGAATTCGAGCCCAAATTCGGCTTCTTCGAGTGAGGCGATGGAGGAGGATATCGATGGTCTTAATGCAATCAAGGTTGTTAATGCTGAAAACATGAACATTTTATGCAATGCATTGGAGAAAAAGGTTCCATGGCAGAAGGATGTGATTCCTGAAATTGTTAGCACCATTCTCGAATGCAGGTCAGGGATGAACAAAGCTAAAAACTGGTTAAATCAAAGGGAACACAAAGAAGAAACATGGCTGCTCTTCTTAGGATCCGACAATGAAGCCAAACAGAAGATTGCAAGAGAGTTAGCAAGAATCATTTTCGGTTCACAAACCAGCTTTGCTTCCATAAGTCCGAGCAATTTCGGACCGGATTCGAATGAAGATTACAAAAGGAAAAGAGATGAATCTGGCGGTAACAATTATGTTCTTCAAAGATTTGGTGAAGCATTGAATGAGAATCCTCACAGGGTGTTCTTGATGGAAGATACGGAACAGGTTGGTTACTGTTCTATGAAAAGCATTAAGCATGCAATAGAAACGGGGAAAGTTACAGTTTCAGATGGTGTTACAGTTCCTGTAATGGATGCCATTGTCATTTTCAGCTGTGAAAGCTTCAGCTCATTGTCAAGAGCTTGTTCTTCGAGGAAAAGGCTAAACTGTAATGACCCAGAAGAGATCAAAGAACCAGAAATGGAGCAGGAAAAGAACCCATCTGTTTCTCTAGACTTAAACATTGCCATTGGAGATAACAGTGAAGAAGACAGTTCAAGAATTGATGATGAAACTGGGATTCTGAAATATGTTGATAAGCAAATTATTTTCAGTGTTAAAGAACAGTAA